The following coding sequences lie in one Mycoplasma crocodyli MP145 genomic window:
- the tsf gene encoding translation elongation factor Ts translates to MVNMETLKKLREKTNAGMMDCRKALDSTNWDLAAAEEWLRENGISKAAKKADRIAAEGLVTIASNGKSSVLVELNSETDFVAKNEKFVKLLNEIAAAILKANPKSNDDALKVKLASGQTIEEACVAATSTIGEKVSFRRFFEVHAGKDEVLGNYVHANGLIAAIVRIKGTSEEIARNVAMHLAAMNPEFIFEKDMSAERVKHIKEAFETPKDFDKKPEKIQKLIVDGWYAKQLSEIVLLDQSFIIEDSKSVGKYLEDHKSTLIEAKRFEVGEGIEKVQSNFAEEVMSFVNK, encoded by the coding sequence ATGGTTAATATGGAAACCCTTAAGAAATTAAGAGAAAAAACTAACGCCGGAATGATGGATTGTAGAAAAGCTCTAGATAGTACAAACTGAGACCTGGCTGCTGCTGAAGAATGGTTAAGAGAAAATGGTATTTCTAAAGCTGCTAAAAAAGCAGATAGAATTGCTGCTGAAGGATTGGTAACAATTGCTTCAAATGGTAAATCGTCAGTATTAGTAGAATTAAACTCAGAAACAGATTTTGTTGCTAAAAACGAAAAATTTGTTAAATTACTTAATGAAATTGCTGCTGCGATTTTAAAAGCAAACCCTAAATCAAATGATGATGCTTTAAAGGTTAAATTGGCTTCTGGTCAAACAATAGAAGAAGCTTGCGTAGCTGCAACATCAACAATTGGTGAAAAAGTTTCATTCCGTCGTTTCTTCGAAGTGCATGCAGGAAAAGATGAAGTTTTAGGAAACTATGTTCATGCAAATGGTTTAATTGCTGCAATCGTAAGAATTAAAGGTACTAGTGAAGAAATTGCTAGAAATGTAGCAATGCACTTAGCTGCAATGAATCCTGAATTTATTTTTGAAAAAGATATGAGTGCCGAAAGAGTAAAACATATTAAAGAAGCTTTTGAAACTCCTAAAGATTTTGATAAAAAACCTGAAAAGATTCAAAAATTAATAGTTGATGGATGATATGCAAAACAATTATCAGAAATTGTTTTACTTGATCAATCGTTCATTATTGAAGATTCAAAATCAGTTGGAAAATACTTAGAAGATCATAAATCTACTTTAATTGAAGCAAAAAGATTTGAAGTTGGTGAAGGTATTGAAAAAGTTCAATCAAACTTTGCTGAAGAAGTTATGTCTTTTGTAAATAAATAA
- a CDS encoding phospho-sugar mutase — translation MKNYEKLDFGTAGIRGILGPNENQLNENYIYQIANGVAKYLKQNKCLNQSVVIGRDNRRKSKDFALLFAHIISSYGIKVYYSQEITPTPFLSYLILKLKVGIGINITASHNPAQYNGVKLYNKNANQMLPDEIKELKAFFEPYKNILNTLDTYNDISNIEYVEPKLKSEYIQKVIKVGGGFNQGNLRIAYSPQHGTGAYYATRILDALVDIKNTYFATKQMIEDPNFTYSENPNPESLSAYTELINVARNNNDIDLLITTDPDSDRVGAMIKHNDEYVLLDGNQTATIILDYLINFNKGNLEDTYMVYSYVSSNLPAIIAKKNNVKVFEVPTGFKWIGDLINKNQNLRHLFSFEESYGSLIDEELARDKDALQSLVIIIKIAQYYKNKGMTLIDALNSIYRKYSFVKSKTISHEMSDMSMIKNFREKFNSLSFPNSTYQKIDYLNDNNPTDMIKYKFDDNSWISYRPSGTEPKIKFYIFALDKDEATAQNKLENYQKIIEVLIKH, via the coding sequence ATGAAAAACTATGAAAAACTTGACTTTGGAACCGCTGGTATTCGTGGAATACTCGGTCCAAATGAAAATCAACTAAATGAAAATTATATATATCAAATAGCAAATGGGGTTGCCAAATATTTAAAACAAAATAAATGCTTAAATCAGAGTGTTGTTATAGGTAGAGATAATAGAAGAAAATCAAAAGATTTCGCTCTTCTTTTTGCTCACATTATTTCATCATATGGAATAAAAGTTTATTATAGCCAAGAAATAACTCCTACTCCTTTTTTAAGTTATTTAATATTGAAACTAAAAGTTGGAATTGGGATTAATATTACAGCTAGTCATAATCCTGCTCAATATAATGGTGTAAAACTTTATAACAAAAATGCTAATCAAATGCTTCCTGACGAAATAAAAGAACTAAAGGCATTTTTTGAACCTTATAAAAATATTTTAAATACATTAGATACCTACAATGATATTTCAAATATTGAATATGTAGAACCAAAGTTAAAAAGTGAATATATTCAAAAAGTAATAAAAGTTGGAGGTGGTTTTAACCAAGGTAATTTAAGAATAGCTTATTCTCCTCAACATGGGACCGGTGCATATTACGCAACCAGAATATTAGATGCTCTAGTTGATATTAAAAATACTTATTTTGCTACAAAACAAATGATTGAAGATCCAAATTTTACTTATTCAGAAAATCCTAATCCCGAATCACTAAGTGCCTATACCGAATTAATTAATGTTGCAAGAAATAACAATGACATTGATTTATTAATAACAACCGACCCCGATTCAGACAGAGTTGGTGCAATGATTAAACATAATGATGAATATGTTTTACTTGATGGAAATCAAACGGCAACAATAATACTTGATTATTTAATTAATTTTAATAAAGGTAATCTTGAAGACACTTACATGGTCTATTCATATGTATCAAGCAATTTACCAGCAATTATAGCAAAGAAAAATAATGTTAAAGTTTTTGAAGTTCCAACAGGATTTAAATGAATAGGTGATTTAATTAATAAGAATCAAAATTTAAGACATTTATTTTCTTTTGAAGAAAGTTATGGTTCGTTAATAGATGAAGAACTCGCAAGAGATAAAGATGCTTTGCAATCATTAGTAATAATTATTAAAATAGCACAATACTATAAAAATAAAGGTATGACATTGATAGATGCATTAAATAGTATTTATAGAAAATATTCATTTGTAAAATCAAAAACAATATCACATGAAATGAGTGATATGTCTATGATCAAGAATTTTAGAGAAAAATTCAATTCTCTATCATTTCCAAACAGTACATATCAAAAGATTGATTATTTAAATGATAATAATCCTACTGATATGATTAAGTATAAATTTGATGATAACTCTTGAATTTCATACCGCCCTTCAGGAACTGAGCCAAAAATTAAATTTTATATCTTCGCACTGGACAAAGATGAAGCCACAGCTCAAAATAAATTAGAAAATTACCAAAAAATTATTGAAGTTCTAATTAAACACTAG
- a CDS encoding iron-sulfur cluster assembly scaffold protein, which yields MNFNQNKAREIIMNNYLNSQFSCDFSHLEHKERTYYSSSCADTLKISLFWNQNKLNQVIYEAKGCAIFKASSEIFLKNIIGKSSEEIYKYIELYYLFLDNPNNFDDLLIEKLNELWCFYNVKIHLNRLSCAKFICESIKKEFKLVNK from the coding sequence TTGAATTTTAATCAAAATAAAGCTAGAGAAATAATAATGAATAACTACTTGAATTCTCAATTTAGTTGTGATTTTTCTCATTTAGAACATAAGGAACGAACTTATTATAGTTCTTCGTGTGCTGATACATTAAAAATAAGTTTATTTTGAAACCAAAACAAACTTAACCAAGTTATTTATGAAGCTAAAGGATGTGCTATTTTTAAAGCTTCAAGTGAAATATTTTTAAAAAATATAATAGGTAAATCAAGTGAAGAAATTTACAAATATATTGAGTTATATTATTTATTTTTGGATAATCCTAATAATTTTGATGATCTTCTAATAGAAAAACTAAATGAATTATGATGTTTTTATAATGTTAAAATCCACCTTAATCGCTTATCTTGTGCTAAATTTATATGTGAAAGTATAAAAAAAGAGTTTAAGTTAGTAAACAAATAA
- a CDS encoding aminotransferase class V-fold PLP-dependent enzyme, translated as MEKIYKKAKKYNSILINDAAQAIAHEKVSFNSCDVIAFSANKFYGPTGLGVLGIKSELLRKVSPSKFGGGSVANINKDNSWTLKDTITIFEPGTPDLAGIYMFNESLNFFDSIGYKRTNAILDDLSIYLHNELSKLDNIDLYSKPGDKIALINVKNVNAQDVATYLGDKNIYTIAGIFCAPYLRNIKSDNSYLRISLAIYNNYDDIDKLVNELKNGGDFLEF; from the coding sequence TTGGAAAAGATTTATAAAAAGGCTAAAAAATACAATTCGATTTTAATAAATGATGCTGCACAAGCAATAGCTCATGAAAAAGTGAGTTTTAATTCTTGTGATGTTATCGCTTTTTCTGCAAATAAATTTTATGGTCCTACTGGTTTAGGTGTTTTAGGGATAAAAAGTGAATTACTAAGAAAGGTCAGTCCAAGTAAATTTGGAGGCGGTTCAGTAGCAAATATTAATAAAGATAACTCATGAACACTAAAAGATACTATAACTATTTTTGAACCTGGAACACCAGATTTGGCTGGTATTTATATGTTTAATGAATCATTGAATTTCTTCGATTCAATAGGTTACAAAAGAACTAATGCAATTCTTGATGATTTAAGTATTTATTTACATAATGAATTATCTAAACTTGATAATATAGATCTTTATAGTAAACCAGGAGATAAAATTGCATTAATAAATGTTAAGAATGTTAATGCTCAAGATGTCGCTACTTATTTGGGGGATAAAAATATTTATACTATTGCCGGAATTTTTTGTGCTCCATATTTAAGAAATATAAAAAGTGATAATTCTTATTTAAGAATCTCATTAGCAATTTATAATAATTATGATGATATAGATAAGTTGGTTAATGAATTAAAAAATGGAGGTGATTTTCTTGAATTTTAA
- the efp gene encoding elongation factor P, whose protein sequence is MINVNEFKPGITYQDGNDIYIVLEAQHSKQGRGQANVKAKVKNLRTGSTTIKSYTGGDKVKPAHIDKRRMNYLYNDGENIVLMDNETYEQVEIPVKNVEWELNFLKEGLEVQIRKYQEEVLDVELSPNVELLVESAPDAVKGNTTTNPQKKVILETGFEIETPMFIKEGEYVIVSTETGKYQGKGSK, encoded by the coding sequence ATGATTAATGTTAATGAATTTAAACCAGGAATTACCTACCAAGACGGTAACGATATTTACATTGTTTTAGAAGCACAACACTCAAAACAAGGTAGAGGACAAGCTAATGTAAAAGCTAAAGTTAAGAATCTAAGAACAGGTTCTACAACCATAAAATCTTATACAGGTGGTGACAAAGTTAAACCTGCTCACATAGATAAAAGAAGAATGAATTATTTGTATAATGATGGTGAAAATATTGTTCTTATGGATAATGAAACATATGAACAAGTTGAAATACCAGTTAAAAACGTTGAATGAGAATTAAACTTTTTAAAGGAAGGTCTTGAAGTTCAAATAAGAAAATATCAAGAAGAAGTATTAGACGTTGAATTATCACCAAATGTTGAATTGTTGGTAGAAAGTGCTCCAGATGCAGTTAAAGGAAACACAACAACAAATCCACAAAAGAAAGTAATTTTAGAAACAGGATTCGAAATCGAAACTCCAATGTTCATTAAAGAAGGTGAATATGTTATAGTTTCTACCGAAACAGGAAAATATCAAGGTAAAGGTTCAAAATAA
- a CDS encoding transcription antitermination protein NusB — translation MEVKKSRRQNREEVIQVLYRFELFNEKIDAAIAFQEFSFLSNEQVKFIEKIDNNYDFLKSIIAKFLNQNWAWLRIPPLIKAILINASAELFTIPPRIVINEAVEITKDYFCMTPDDDKYYKFVNAILQNVYKAIVALESNQLKDEKDGSN, via the coding sequence ATGGAAGTAAAAAAATCACGAAGACAAAATAGAGAAGAAGTAATTCAAGTTTTATATAGATTTGAACTTTTTAATGAGAAAATAGATGCAGCCATTGCATTTCAAGAGTTTAGTTTCTTATCAAATGAACAAGTTAAATTTATAGAAAAAATAGATAACAACTATGACTTTTTAAAAAGTATAATCGCTAAATTCTTAAATCAAAATTGAGCTTGATTAAGAATTCCACCGCTTATCAAAGCGATTTTAATAAATGCTTCAGCTGAGTTATTTACAATCCCACCAAGGATAGTGATAAATGAAGCCGTTGAAATAACTAAAGACTATTTTTGTATGACTCCAGATGATGATAAGTATTATAAATTTGTTAATGCTATTTTACAAAATGTATACAAGGCAATTGTTGCTTTGGAATCGAATCAACTAAAGGACGAAAAAGATGGCTCTAATTAA
- a CDS encoding MMB_0454 family protein: MNIIKSSYSLNQSYIVHESAFLDVIPKVINEIKYVKLANDPRISFDEKNENLEIFLDLKFKRNKDLDKLIKTVIEKMEQETVNLIDFKPKNIQIKFNGYY, from the coding sequence ATGAACATAATAAAATCATCATATAGTTTGAATCAAAGCTATATAGTACATGAAAGTGCTTTTCTTGATGTTATACCAAAAGTTATTAATGAAATAAAATATGTAAAATTAGCCAACGATCCCAGAATAAGCTTTGATGAAAAAAATGAAAACTTAGAAATATTTCTAGATCTTAAATTCAAGAGAAATAAAGATCTAGACAAACTAATTAAAACAGTTATTGAAAAAATGGAACAAGAAACAGTTAATTTAATAGATTTTAAACCAAAGAATATCCAAATCAAATTTAATGGATATTACTAA
- a CDS encoding DNA cytosine methyltransferase gives METFTKNFPNSKTLTDDITNSDIKQLIINQSKNLGVNMIIGGLPCQGFSLKEKNLVLMILGIFYF, from the coding sequence ATAGAAACATTTACTAAAAATTTTCCAAATTCAAAGACTTTGACGGATGATATCACTAATAGTGATATAAAACAATTGATAATTAATCAATCAAAAAATCTTGGTGTTAACATGATTATAGGCGGTCTGCCATGTCAAGGTTTTAGTTTAAAAGAAAAAAACTTGGTCTTAATGATCTTGGGAATTTTTTATTTTTAG
- the rpsB gene encoding 30S ribosomal protein S2, giving the protein MSENTQKETVKKETVAKEVVARDAKNPIVSKDKLLEAGAYFGHKVHQWNPKMKEYIVPGKTNRGAHIIDISKTQKYLEFAYSLINKFAAKKASFIFVGTKKQAHAAIKEAAERTQSFYVTERWLGGTLTNNQTIMSRVKAMEILEAKAASGFKGYTKKEAIIFQKELDKLHKNLEGIRNMKHIPQVMIVADPNEDEIAVKEARKKGIKVIGILDSNANPDSVDFGIPANDDSSKSISLIITILADAIVKARGGKELFAYQPDELIVLPEYQPPVNAKPKRVFPNGRRPFNKNFSKDSNREGFEKREFKKPTEVKEN; this is encoded by the coding sequence ATGTCAGAAAACACACAAAAAGAAACAGTTAAAAAAGAAACTGTTGCTAAAGAAGTTGTAGCTAGAGATGCTAAAAATCCTATTGTTTCTAAGGATAAACTTTTAGAAGCAGGAGCATACTTTGGTCACAAAGTTCATCAATGAAACCCTAAAATGAAGGAATACATTGTACCAGGTAAAACAAACCGTGGTGCACATATCATTGATATATCAAAAACACAAAAATACTTAGAATTTGCATATTCATTAATTAATAAATTTGCAGCTAAAAAAGCTAGTTTTATTTTTGTAGGCACAAAAAAACAAGCACATGCAGCTATCAAAGAAGCAGCAGAAAGAACTCAATCATTCTATGTAACAGAAAGATGATTAGGTGGAACACTTACAAATAATCAAACAATTATGTCTCGTGTTAAAGCTATGGAAATTTTAGAAGCTAAAGCAGCAAGTGGATTTAAAGGATATACTAAAAAAGAAGCAATAATCTTCCAAAAAGAATTAGATAAATTACATAAAAACTTAGAAGGAATAAGAAACATGAAACATATTCCACAAGTTATGATTGTTGCCGATCCGAACGAAGATGAAATTGCCGTTAAAGAAGCAAGAAAAAAAGGAATTAAAGTTATCGGTATCCTCGATTCAAATGCTAACCCAGATTCAGTAGATTTTGGAATTCCTGCAAATGATGATTCATCAAAATCAATTTCATTAATTATTACAATTTTAGCTGATGCTATTGTTAAAGCTAGAGGTGGGAAAGAATTATTTGCTTATCAACCAGATGAATTAATAGTTTTACCTGAATATCAACCCCCAGTAAATGCTAAACCGAAAAGAGTATTTCCTAATGGTAGAAGACCATTCAACAAAAACTTTTCAAAAGATTCAAATAGAGAAGGTTTTGAAAAAAGAGAATTCAAAAAACCTACTGAAGTTAAGGAGAATTAA
- a CDS encoding potassium transporter TrkG, protein MKNWRQNVSKIKYILLIYFIVVIISSLFLWSPWTQNTTFEMNGSIEKIDRISYIGALFTTSSAFSDTGLVVVDTFKHWNMFGQAIIAILILLGGIGIFTIKIFIINWILRKKSISLSEINLVNTERGGIKINETAKLVITSVKFLLFCILLFGLLLSFYFYYVPPQTTEGIKEYINNNYISPYNNWSLSFRYGFFHVISAINNAGFDIIGGNSLMPYYLNYGIQIIFILLLVIGGLGFPTLYDISNFIIHKITRKKTKYHFSLFTKMSLICYIGVLIFIFLFSFIFEITSTNQESFWNLVYIPKDDRLLNTFDLNNPVLKPYVDLGQMYGSTGSKLFALLFSSFSTRSAGFTTIDMWNLSPGTIATFTMAMFIGAAPSSTGGGIRTTTFAIIIMSLVNRMLGRKEVVAFKRTINKNTVKMAFQVTLISISLLMIISLISVSSFDIHGGSINSYYSVDKYIGMRNYGIEHIMFEVSSAFGTTGLSTGLTKELNTASIIVILLLMFIGQFGVSSTLLVWGRKKNYFNRYSYIEDDLVIG, encoded by the coding sequence ATGAAAAATTGAAGACAAAATGTATCAAAGATAAAATACATTTTATTAATTTATTTTATTGTAGTGATAATTTCATCATTATTTTTATGAAGTCCATGAACTCAAAATACAACTTTTGAGATGAATGGATCGATCGAAAAGATAGATAGAATCTCATATATAGGAGCTTTATTTACAACTTCGTCTGCATTTAGCGACACAGGATTAGTGGTTGTTGACACTTTTAAACATTGAAACATGTTTGGCCAAGCTATAATAGCAATACTTATTTTGCTTGGCGGTATAGGTATATTTACAATAAAAATATTCATTATAAATTGGATACTTAGAAAGAAAAGTATTTCGTTAAGTGAGATTAATTTAGTTAATACTGAGCGTGGTGGAATAAAAATAAATGAAACTGCAAAATTAGTAATAACATCAGTTAAATTTTTATTGTTTTGCATCTTGCTTTTTGGACTATTATTGTCTTTTTATTTCTACTATGTTCCTCCACAAACAACAGAAGGGATCAAAGAATACATTAATAACAATTACATCTCTCCTTATAATAATTGATCTTTGTCGTTTAGATATGGTTTTTTTCATGTAATATCTGCAATAAATAATGCAGGTTTCGATATTATAGGTGGTAATTCATTGATGCCTTATTACTTAAATTATGGTATTCAAATAATTTTTATATTACTATTAGTCATTGGTGGTTTAGGATTCCCAACACTATATGATATAAGTAATTTTATTATTCATAAAATAACGAGAAAAAAGACAAAATATCATTTTTCTTTATTTACAAAAATGTCTTTAATTTGTTATATTGGAGTATTAATTTTTATCTTTCTATTTAGTTTCATTTTTGAAATAACTTCAACTAATCAAGAATCTTTTTGAAATCTTGTTTATATTCCCAAAGATGATAGATTACTAAATACATTTGACCTAAATAATCCTGTTTTAAAACCTTATGTTGATTTAGGTCAAATGTATGGTTCTACCGGTTCTAAATTATTTGCTTTATTATTCTCGAGTTTTTCAACTAGATCAGCTGGCTTTACAACAATAGATATGTGAAATTTAAGCCCAGGAACAATTGCTACTTTTACAATGGCTATGTTTATTGGTGCTGCCCCATCATCAACTGGTGGAGGAATTAGAACAACTACATTTGCTATTATAATAATGAGTTTGGTTAATAGAATGCTAGGTAGAAAAGAAGTTGTTGCTTTTAAAAGAACAATTAATAAAAATACTGTTAAAATGGCTTTTCAAGTCACATTAATATCAATATCACTCCTCATGATAATAAGTCTAATAAGCGTTTCATCATTTGATATTCACGGCGGATCAATCAACTCTTATTATTCAGTAGATAAATATATTGGTATGAGAAACTACGGAATTGAGCACATTATGTTCGAAGTATCAAGTGCCTTTGGAACCACTGGTTTATCAACTGGATTAACTAAAGAATTGAATACTGCAAGTATAATTGTTATCTTACTTTTAATGTTTATCGGACAATTTGGCGTATCTTCAACTCTACTTGTTTGAGGCAGAAAAAAGAATTACTTTAATAGATATAGTTATATAGAAGATGACTTAGTTATAGGATAA
- a CDS encoding DNA cytosine methyltransferase, translating into MKPEIFIIENVKNLLNTCNGYFLNEIIERMEHHGYNISYGILNGKDFWSSIK; encoded by the coding sequence TTAAAACCAGAAATTTTTATTATAGAAAATGTTAAAAATTTACTAAATACTTGTAATGGTTATTTTCTAAATGAAATTATAGAAAGAATGGAACACCATGGATATAACATAAGTTATGGAATATTAAATGGTAAGGATTTTTGGAGTTCTATAAAATAA
- a CDS encoding aminotransferase class V-fold PLP-dependent enzyme — translation MNKEIRSQFPILKEITYFDNAALVLKPTSAINALNYFYNHISVSTRTADTPLGNIITKTISDTRKKIAKLLDDAEENIIFTSGTTESINNICYHDF, via the coding sequence ATGAATAAAGAAATAAGAAGTCAATTTCCAATTTTAAAAGAAATAACTTATTTTGATAATGCAGCACTTGTTTTAAAACCAACAAGTGCAATTAATGCTTTAAATTATTTCTATAATCATATTTCCGTAAGTACAAGAACAGCCGATACACCACTAGGAAATATCATAACTAAGACTATTTCTGATACCCGTAAAAAGATTGCTAAGCTACTCGATGATGCAGAAGAAAACATAATTTTTACCAGCGGAACAACGGAATCAATTAATAATATTTGCTATCATGATTTCTAG
- a CDS encoding ECF transporter S component, with protein MKEQINSKIKNTFKLTTMEIAVSGFFIAMILILSVFTKYTAFRLLNLNFKYLFFILFGFFLGWFKGAVLAFIADTLTLMISGSIGYWMWEFSIIPPMISLASSMYFYLVRNVKWFSYIAPNVIVLLAFFMSLLVIILQSKGLKEDGLFTISRTFGINKLSSGIVIGLSILFFGLIILLSVFWIIYFKTRNKRIILYISAFAIVVLVIVIFRWIWHPIAYINYLNYVNNSKPGYALRTYGDFYYFWMANNILKSLITIPIYTSLLIMLIQPFEYLRNRYLVEPLLYQY; from the coding sequence ATGAAAGAACAAATTAATTCAAAAATCAAAAACACATTTAAATTAACGACTATGGAAATTGCAGTATCAGGATTTTTTATCGCTATGATTCTAATTCTTTCTGTATTTACAAAATATACAGCTTTTAGATTATTAAACCTAAATTTTAAATATTTATTTTTTATATTATTCGGATTCTTTTTAGGTTGATTTAAAGGTGCTGTTTTAGCATTTATTGCAGACACTTTAACGTTAATGATTTCCGGATCAATAGGCTATTGAATGTGAGAGTTTTCTATAATACCGCCAATGATATCTTTAGCTTCATCTATGTACTTTTATTTAGTAAGAAATGTTAAATGATTCTCATATATTGCACCAAATGTTATAGTTTTATTAGCCTTTTTTATGTCGTTATTAGTAATAATATTACAATCAAAAGGATTGAAAGAAGATGGTTTATTTACAATTTCAAGAACATTTGGAATCAACAAACTTTCAAGCGGAATTGTTATAGGTTTATCCATACTATTTTTCGGATTAATTATTCTATTAAGTGTGTTTTGGATAATATATTTTAAAACAAGAAATAAACGTATTATTTTGTACATAAGCGCCTTTGCTATAGTTGTTTTAGTCATTGTTATATTCAGATGAATTTGACATCCTATTGCATATATAAACTATTTAAATTACGTCAATAATTCAAAGCCGGGATACGCATTAAGAACTTATGGGGATTTCTATTATTTTTGAATGGCTAATAACATTCTTAAATCTTTAATAACGATTCCAATATATACTTCATTATTAATAATGTTGATACAACCATTTGAGTATTTAAGAAACAGATATTTAGTAGAACCTTTATTATACCAATATTAA
- the atpC gene encoding ATP synthase F1 subunit epsilon translates to MANNKTHLTITTPTKVFYEGMVNIVTLKTPNGYIGLQANKSPFFSNIEIGNLYINSEKDKDFQRCAIGGGLVYADSQRVNIITDDIVYFKDIDLSRANRDKEWALEQMQIHQNSNSKFSLEIKLKKALSKIEAYNEINKK, encoded by the coding sequence ATGGCAAATAATAAAACACACTTGACAATTACAACACCAACAAAGGTTTTTTATGAAGGAATGGTTAATATTGTTACATTAAAAACACCTAATGGTTATATAGGATTACAAGCAAATAAATCTCCCTTCTTTTCTAATATAGAAATAGGAAACTTATATATTAATTCGGAAAAAGATAAAGATTTTCAACGTTGTGCAATTGGTGGTGGATTGGTTTATGCTGATTCTCAACGTGTAAATATTATTACCGATGATATAGTTTATTTCAAAGATATTGATTTATCAAGAGCTAACAGAGATAAAGAGTGAGCACTTGAACAAATGCAAATTCACCAAAATTCAAACTCTAAATTTAGTCTTGAAATTAAATTGAAAAAAGCTCTTTCAAAAATCGAAGCATATAATGAAATAAACAAGAAATAA
- a CDS encoding YneF family protein: protein MVEMSTGAFAGTIIGTIIGVAILVGFITFFIVKRLFEKQIKENPPITEKMIRVMFNQMGRKASETQIKQIMRSMQNAKDKQ, encoded by the coding sequence ATGGTAGAAATGAGTACTGGAGCATTTGCTGGAACAATTATAGGAACAATTATTGGTGTTGCTATTTTAGTTGGTTTTATTACATTTTTTATAGTAAAAAGATTGTTTGAAAAACAAATTAAAGAAAATCCACCCATTACTGAAAAAATGATTAGAGTTATGTTTAATCAAATGGGACGTAAAGCTTCTGAAACACAAATAAAGCAAATTATGCGTTCAATGCAAAATGCAAAAGACAAACAATAA